Proteins encoded within one genomic window of Nitrospira sp.:
- a CDS encoding DUF420 domain-containing protein, which translates to MDLKTILWYLVLTSLTVAYLVVLAGVRAAKSHDVSHHSHRMIVGCTIVGIWLVAYVLKQALFGRESFQGPETDYWSLYVPIFVTHMLLAVSTIVLGAYNLYMGLHRLRFGSVGAMVAGMTTHRRMGNALVWTFSGTMLTAYLVYMLLFVWYRS; encoded by the coding sequence ATGGACCTCAAAACCATCCTCTGGTATCTCGTCCTCACGAGTTTGACCGTGGCGTATCTCGTCGTGTTGGCCGGCGTCCGTGCCGCAAAATCCCACGATGTCTCGCACCATTCCCATCGCATGATCGTCGGATGCACCATCGTCGGCATCTGGCTGGTCGCCTACGTACTCAAACAAGCGCTCTTCGGACGAGAGTCGTTCCAAGGCCCTGAGACCGACTATTGGTCACTCTACGTCCCCATCTTCGTTACGCATATGCTCTTGGCGGTCTCGACGATTGTATTGGGCGCGTACAATCTCTACATGGGCCTCCATCGCCTTCGGTTCGGAAGCGTGGGCGCAATGGTCGCCGGCATGACGACACATCGACGCATGGGGAACGCCCTTGTCTGGACGTTCAGCGGTACGATGCTCACGGCCTATTTGGTGTACATGCTATTGTTCGTTTGGTATCGGAGCTGA